A window of the Nocardia sp. NBC_01329 genome harbors these coding sequences:
- a CDS encoding HPF/RaiA family ribosome-associated protein, which yields MQIQINTDSNIDSGEKLIRQVEEEIASTLARFSEQIISVEAHLSDQNAGKGGPSDKRCVLQARPAGQQPVAVSHDAATISDACRGAAESMAHLLASRFGRLHETKGGDSIRHPHKNHPHGD from the coding sequence ATGCAGATTCAGATCAACACCGACAGCAATATCGACAGCGGCGAAAAACTGATCCGCCAGGTCGAGGAGGAGATCGCTTCGACGCTCGCGCGCTTCAGCGAGCAGATCATCAGCGTCGAAGCCCACCTGAGTGACCAGAACGCGGGCAAGGGCGGCCCGAGCGACAAGCGATGCGTATTGCAGGCCCGCCCAGCCGGTCAACAGCCAGTCGCGGTGAGCCACGACGCCGCCACGATCAGCGACGCCTGCCGTGGCGCGGCCGAGAGTATGGCGCATCTGCTGGCCAGTCGCTTCGGCCGGCTGCACGAGACAAAGGGTGGCGACTCCATCAGGCACCCGCACAAGAACCACCCGCACGGCGATTGA
- a CDS encoding peptidoglycan recognition protein family protein — translation MGWSGDPVWLADVLRGAGLTVIEHDGWRERGHGDFLDIRGVLCHHTAGGGPNDWRIVQDGRPGLPGPLAQLVLEKDGTYRVIAVGVCWHAGRGSWPGWPTDNANYHTIGIEAVSRGTPPWDWTPVQLDAYKRGCAALLRRIGRGAGDCVAHREYSSEGKIDPAGIDMNAFRRDVQAILDGRGDEMAFLEEKITNYQGDQVTVGTLLHYLDKHVGLALDQLSGTGTARGANFPGWDFLGDRTTAEALGVIGAALKIPGFRDPATDERA, via the coding sequence ATGGGCTGGAGCGGAGACCCGGTATGGCTGGCCGATGTGCTGCGCGGCGCAGGCCTGACGGTGATCGAGCACGACGGCTGGCGCGAGCGCGGGCACGGCGACTTTCTCGATATTCGTGGTGTGCTGTGTCATCACACGGCCGGAGGTGGTCCGAACGACTGGCGAATAGTGCAGGACGGCCGGCCCGGACTGCCGGGTCCGCTGGCGCAGCTGGTTCTGGAGAAGGACGGCACCTACCGGGTGATCGCCGTCGGTGTCTGCTGGCACGCCGGGCGCGGCAGCTGGCCCGGCTGGCCCACCGACAACGCGAACTATCACACCATCGGTATCGAAGCCGTCTCGCGGGGGACACCGCCGTGGGACTGGACTCCCGTACAGCTCGATGCGTACAAGCGTGGCTGTGCCGCCCTGCTCCGGCGGATCGGTCGCGGCGCAGGCGATTGTGTCGCGCACCGGGAGTACTCGAGCGAAGGAAAAATCGATCCGGCGGGCATTGATATGAACGCCTTCCGCCGGGACGTACAGGCAATCCTCGACGGAAGAGGTGACGAGATGGCGTTTCTGGAAGAGAAGATCACCAATTATCAGGGTGATCAGGTCACGGTCGGGACATTGCTGCACTATCTGGACAAACACGTCGGGCTGGCCCTGGACCAGCTTTCCGGTACGGGGACCGCCCGCGGGGCGAACTTCCCCGGCTGGGATTTCCTGGGCGACCGTACGACCGCTGAAGCCCTCGGCGTCATCGGCGCGGCCCTGAAGATCCCCGGTTTCCGCGACCCCGCTACCGACGAGCGCGCCTGA
- a CDS encoding helix-turn-helix domain-containing protein produces MNATPAESEEATTEEARLDAALGAEVRAMRARRGWSQEALAEKTGYNKKTILRLERGERAMTMAQMYKICRAFGIRPSELVGAAEKEIGIQ; encoded by the coding sequence ATGAATGCGACGCCCGCGGAGTCGGAGGAAGCGACCACCGAAGAGGCACGCCTGGACGCGGCACTGGGGGCCGAAGTACGCGCGATGCGGGCGCGGCGCGGCTGGAGCCAGGAGGCTCTGGCAGAGAAGACCGGCTACAACAAGAAGACCATCCTCCGGCTCGAGCGCGGCGAACGGGCGATGACGATGGCACAGATGTACAAGATCTGCCGGGCGTTCGGTATCCGACCGAGCGAACTAGTCGGTGCCGCGGAAAAAGAAATCGGTATCCAGTAA
- a CDS encoding DUF1275 family protein has translation MPKPDVSRRTALFDADARLSWVLAALAGLIGAAAFTHTAGYFVTFMTGNTERAVLGYFRDEPDMAAAALGLIAAFVAGVVVASWCRRRYWARHPHGPTLLTTVCLAIAAGTDLFLYRANPSDIDFVPILFVAFGVGALNTSFLANDEVSVPLSYVTGTLVKLGQGIERHASGGDYADWIGYFLLYSSFVLGALAGGLLSLLVAGWAMLITATAVCLVVTGYTYLHLDRHGPLPE, from the coding sequence GTGCCGAAACCGGATGTGTCTCGCAGGACGGCATTGTTCGACGCCGATGCGCGGTTGTCGTGGGTGCTCGCCGCGCTCGCCGGACTCATCGGCGCGGCGGCGTTCACGCACACCGCGGGCTATTTCGTCACATTCATGACAGGTAACACCGAGCGCGCGGTGCTGGGGTATTTCCGGGACGAGCCCGATATGGCGGCAGCAGCCCTGGGATTGATCGCCGCGTTCGTGGCCGGGGTCGTCGTCGCCTCGTGGTGCCGCCGCCGCTACTGGGCCAGGCATCCGCACGGTCCGACCCTGCTGACCACCGTCTGTCTGGCGATCGCGGCGGGAACGGATCTGTTCCTGTATAGGGCGAACCCGAGCGATATCGACTTCGTTCCCATCCTTTTCGTCGCATTCGGCGTCGGGGCCCTCAACACCTCGTTCCTCGCGAACGACGAAGTATCGGTCCCGCTCAGCTACGTGACAGGCACCCTGGTCAAGCTGGGGCAGGGGATCGAACGTCATGCCAGCGGCGGTGATTACGCGGACTGGATCGGTTACTTCCTCCTGTATTCGAGTTTCGTACTCGGCGCACTGGCGGGCGGTCTGCTGAGCCTGCTCGTCGCGGGCTGGGCGATGCTCATCACGGCTACCGCCGTCTGTCTCGTCGTAACCGGCTACACCTATCTGCACCTGGATCGGCACGGACCGCTTCCAGAATGA
- a CDS encoding LLM class flavin-dependent oxidoreductase, which yields MAPKIHLGVALDGAGRHPAAWREPNSRPAELFSPRYWTDLAVTAQRGLLDFLTVDDSLAVPGDRHAPADGALDRVRARIDAQLIAARLAPVTRHIGLVPTVTTTHTEPFHVSTSIATLDHTSRGRAGWQVRVSGTAEEAAHFGRRPLRELTTAELAEVRTTGTFPGFVHDRFDEAADAVEVVRRLWDSWEDDAEIRDVATRRFIDRAKLHRIDFEGRYFSVRGPSITPRPPQGQPVVTALAHAPLIYEFAARSADLVFITPTGEGSLAAILGQVAEAAAQVGRVGERLRVYADLEVFLDTAAATGPQRLARLDDAAGVEYFSDALVFAGSADELADLLIDWSGQGIDGFRLRPGVAIDDLTAIADDLVPILQHRGVFRTAYPDGSLRALLGLPTTVPNRYATA from the coding sequence ATGGCACCGAAAATACATCTCGGCGTAGCGCTCGACGGCGCGGGCCGGCATCCAGCCGCGTGGCGGGAGCCGAATTCCCGCCCGGCCGAACTCTTCAGCCCCCGATACTGGACCGATCTGGCCGTGACAGCCCAGCGCGGCCTGCTCGACTTCCTGACCGTCGACGACAGTCTCGCGGTCCCCGGGGACCGTCACGCACCGGCCGACGGTGCCCTCGACCGCGTCCGGGCCAGGATCGACGCCCAGCTGATCGCCGCCCGGCTCGCGCCGGTGACCCGGCACATCGGGCTCGTGCCGACCGTTACCACGACCCATACCGAGCCTTTCCACGTCTCCACATCGATCGCCACGCTCGACCACACCTCACGCGGCCGGGCGGGCTGGCAGGTCAGAGTCTCGGGCACTGCGGAGGAAGCCGCCCATTTCGGGCGCCGCCCGCTACGCGAACTCACCACCGCCGAACTGGCGGAGGTCCGGACCACCGGCACCTTCCCGGGCTTTGTGCACGACCGGTTCGACGAAGCCGCCGACGCCGTGGAAGTGGTCCGGCGACTATGGGACAGCTGGGAGGACGACGCCGAGATCCGCGATGTGGCCACCCGGCGTTTCATCGATCGCGCCAAACTGCACCGCATCGATTTCGAGGGACGCTATTTCAGCGTCCGCGGACCATCGATCACGCCGCGGCCTCCGCAGGGCCAGCCGGTGGTGACCGCGCTCGCGCATGCGCCGTTGATCTACGAATTCGCGGCGCGCAGCGCGGATCTGGTATTCATCACCCCGACCGGCGAAGGCAGCCTCGCCGCGATACTCGGCCAGGTGGCCGAGGCGGCGGCGCAGGTCGGGCGCGTGGGTGAACGCCTGCGTGTCTACGCCGACCTCGAGGTGTTCCTCGATACCGCCGCGGCGACCGGACCGCAGCGCCTGGCACGCCTCGACGATGCGGCCGGAGTCGAATATTTTTCCGATGCCCTCGTTTTCGCGGGAAGCGCCGACGAACTCGCCGATCTGCTCATCGACTGGAGCGGGCAGGGAATAGACGGCTTCCGCTTACGGCCCGGGGTAGCGATCGATGACCTGACCGCCATCGCCGACGACCTCGTTCCCATCTTGCAGCACCGTGGTGTCTTCCGTACCGCCTACCCGGACGGCTCCCTGCGCGCGCTGCTCGGACTCCCCACCACTGTCCCCAACCGTTACGCGACTGCCTGA
- a CDS encoding NtaA/DmoA family FMN-dependent monooxygenase (This protein belongs to a clade of FMN-dependent monooxygenases, within a broader family of flavin-dependent oxidoreductases, the luciferase-like monooxygenase (LMM) family, some of whose members use coenzyme F420 rather than FMN.): MSTPRKQVILGAYLGGVNHHTAWWHPDAGSQIDFGSFEHTARTAERGRFDFFFLAEGLALRERAGEIFDQDIIGRPDTFTVLASLAAVTENLGLAGTINATFNEPYELARRFASLDHLSGGRAAWNVVTSFDAFTGGNFRRGGFLDPAHRYVRAEETLNAVRALWDSWEADDLVADKESGRFLARPEAGAFAFHGAQFDISGRFTVPRSPQGRPVILQAGVSPQGRDFAAANADAIFSPYGGLPEAAEFYRDIKARAVAAGRAAEDIKILPSASFVLGDTEAEALEKYHTVRNEQVTGQTALILLEQIWNRDLSGYDPEGPVPDIDPDPDAAPIIQGRAFLHQDRFATVRRLREVAEAKKLTLREVVIDQFERGPLVGTPARVAEQIDTFVQDNGSDGFILGSHLVPWGLDEFVDKVVPLLQDRGILRAEYTGSTLRDNLGLRNAYSRADQAEVSSGLA, encoded by the coding sequence ATGAGCACTCCCCGTAAGCAGGTCATCCTCGGCGCCTATCTCGGCGGCGTCAACCACCACACCGCATGGTGGCATCCGGATGCCGGTAGCCAGATCGATTTCGGCAGTTTCGAACACACCGCCCGCACGGCAGAGCGGGGCAGATTCGATTTCTTCTTCCTCGCCGAGGGACTCGCGCTCCGCGAACGCGCGGGCGAGATCTTCGATCAGGACATCATCGGCCGTCCCGACACCTTCACAGTGCTGGCCTCGTTGGCCGCGGTCACCGAAAATCTCGGCCTGGCGGGCACGATCAACGCGACCTTCAACGAGCCCTACGAGCTCGCCCGCCGGTTCGCCAGTCTCGATCACCTCTCCGGCGGGCGTGCCGCCTGGAATGTGGTGACCTCCTTCGACGCGTTCACCGGCGGAAACTTCCGGCGCGGCGGATTCCTCGACCCGGCCCACCGGTATGTGCGCGCCGAGGAGACATTGAACGCGGTACGCGCGCTGTGGGATTCGTGGGAAGCCGACGATCTGGTGGCGGACAAGGAGTCGGGCCGGTTCCTCGCCCGCCCGGAAGCCGGCGCCTTCGCCTTCCACGGCGCGCAATTCGATATCTCCGGTCGGTTCACGGTACCGCGCAGCCCGCAGGGCAGACCGGTGATTCTGCAGGCCGGCGTCTCGCCGCAGGGCCGCGATTTCGCAGCCGCCAACGCCGATGCGATCTTCTCCCCCTACGGCGGTCTGCCGGAGGCCGCGGAGTTCTACCGCGATATCAAGGCGCGCGCGGTGGCCGCGGGCCGGGCGGCCGAAGATATCAAGATTCTGCCCTCGGCGAGTTTCGTCCTCGGTGACACCGAGGCCGAGGCGCTGGAGAAGTACCACACCGTCCGCAACGAACAGGTCACCGGGCAGACCGCGCTGATCCTGCTCGAGCAGATCTGGAATCGCGACCTGTCCGGTTACGATCCGGAGGGCCCGGTACCCGATATCGATCCCGATCCCGATGCCGCGCCGATCATTCAGGGTCGCGCGTTCCTGCACCAGGACCGCTTCGCCACCGTACGGCGCCTGCGCGAAGTAGCCGAAGCGAAGAAACTCACGCTGCGTGAAGTCGTGATCGATCAGTTCGAACGTGGCCCGCTGGTCGGAACCCCGGCCCGGGTCGCCGAACAGATCGATACATTCGTCCAGGACAACGGCTCGGACGGTTTCATCCTCGGATCCCATCTCGTGCCGTGGGGGCTGGACGAATTCGTCGACAAGGTCGTTCCGCTGTTGCAGGACCGTGGGATACTGCGGGCCGAGTACACCGGAAGTACCCTGCGCGACAATCTCGGACTGCGGAATGCCTACTCGCGCGCAGATCAGGCCGAGGTCTCCTCGGGTTTGGCCTGA
- a CDS encoding alpha/beta fold hydrolase yields the protein MVDVLNRNRVVVTGRAGAPVVVLAHGFGCDQGLWRLVTPLLAEQFGVVLFDHVGSGGSDLAAWDPDRYSTMEGYAEDLRQVCRTVGPGPVVLVGHSVAAMMGVLAAAAEPELFRGLVLLAPSPRFIDDPATGYRGGFSAGDIDELLESLDANYLGWSGAMAPVIMGNPQQPELARELEATFCRTDPEIARVFARVTFLSDNRDDLSAVQVPTLVAQCSNDAIAPREVGEFVRSRIPGSRLVTLAATGHCPQLAAPEETAAAIADFVADLP from the coding sequence GTGGTCGATGTGCTCAACAGGAATCGCGTGGTGGTGACCGGTCGCGCCGGCGCACCCGTAGTGGTGCTCGCGCATGGGTTCGGCTGCGATCAGGGGCTGTGGCGCCTGGTGACGCCACTGCTGGCGGAACAGTTCGGTGTCGTCCTGTTCGATCACGTGGGCTCGGGAGGTTCGGACCTCGCGGCGTGGGACCCGGACCGGTATTCGACCATGGAGGGTTACGCCGAGGACCTCCGGCAGGTATGCCGCACGGTCGGCCCGGGTCCGGTGGTCCTGGTCGGCCACTCGGTAGCAGCGATGATGGGCGTGCTGGCCGCCGCCGCGGAGCCGGAGCTCTTCCGTGGCCTGGTACTGCTGGCGCCGAGTCCCCGATTCATCGACGACCCGGCGACGGGGTACCGAGGTGGTTTCAGTGCCGGCGATATCGACGAGCTGCTCGAATCACTGGATGCCAACTATCTGGGCTGGTCGGGGGCCATGGCACCGGTGATCATGGGCAATCCGCAGCAGCCTGAGCTGGCGCGGGAGCTGGAGGCCACGTTCTGCCGCACCGATCCGGAGATCGCCCGGGTCTTCGCGCGGGTGACCTTCCTGTCCGACAACCGCGACGATCTTTCGGCTGTGCAGGTCCCGACGCTGGTCGCACAGTGTTCCAATGACGCGATCGCGCCACGCGAAGTCGGCGAGTTCGTTCGTTCCCGCATTCCCGGTAGCCGGCTGGTGACCCTGGCCGCGACCGGGCACTGCCCGCAGCTGGCCGCTCCGGAGGAGACTGCCGCCGCGATCGCCGACTTCGTGGCCGACCTACCATGA
- a CDS encoding PP2C family protein-serine/threonine phosphatase, which yields MDGPDPERSELEPDDPEHRAEFTALLEDDVEDLYENAPCGYLSTLLDGRIAKVNTTLLHWLGYRREDLVGRRHFSDLLTVGGRLYHETHFAPLLRMQGKISGIALELRAVDGSRLPVLVTSTVKTGADGQPLLIRTTVFDARERRAYETELLRARREADRERERLQRLNATLQRTLLPSALEPVPGADVAAHYHAASPDEVGGDFYDLFPISAGTWGFFLGDVCGKGAVAATITSLVRYTLRAAAVYDPDPAAVLKHLNTTMVRDHRRGHPRFCTVLYGRFTFDEGSADGRATVTLASGGHPLAMLLRADGTADYLHTPGGQLVGVFPDAAVATVTFTLDSGDTLLLYTDGLTEARVAEGFYGESAFLAFARDLAPASATRTVDSVTGLLDALGSGVTDDTALLALHLPEPDRFRDHRADRATRPPPPRTL from the coding sequence GTGGACGGTCCGGACCCGGAGCGTTCCGAGCTCGAGCCGGATGATCCCGAGCACCGCGCGGAGTTCACCGCCCTGTTGGAGGACGACGTCGAGGACCTGTACGAGAACGCCCCCTGCGGCTATCTGTCCACCTTGCTCGACGGGCGGATCGCCAAGGTCAACACGACGTTGTTGCACTGGCTCGGTTACCGGCGCGAAGACCTGGTCGGCCGCCGCCACTTCAGCGATCTCCTGACAGTCGGCGGTCGCCTGTACCACGAAACGCATTTCGCACCACTGCTGCGAATGCAGGGGAAGATCAGCGGTATCGCGCTCGAACTCCGCGCGGTCGACGGCTCCCGGTTGCCGGTCCTGGTGACCTCCACGGTGAAGACCGGCGCGGACGGACAGCCGCTGCTGATCCGTACCACCGTGTTCGATGCCCGGGAACGCCGCGCCTACGAGACGGAGCTGTTACGCGCACGCCGGGAGGCCGACCGGGAACGCGAACGCCTCCAGCGGTTGAACGCGACCCTGCAACGCACGCTGCTGCCCTCCGCGCTCGAACCGGTTCCGGGGGCCGACGTCGCCGCGCACTACCATGCCGCCTCCCCCGACGAGGTCGGCGGCGACTTCTACGACCTGTTTCCCATCTCGGCCGGAACCTGGGGTTTCTTTCTCGGTGACGTCTGCGGCAAAGGCGCTGTCGCGGCCACGATCACTTCTCTCGTCCGATACACGTTGCGCGCCGCCGCCGTGTACGACCCGGACCCCGCCGCGGTCCTGAAGCACCTCAACACCACCATGGTGCGCGACCACCGCCGGGGGCACCCCCGCTTCTGCACCGTGCTCTACGGCCGGTTCACCTTCGACGAAGGCTCCGCCGACGGCCGCGCCACGGTCACCTTGGCCTCGGGTGGGCATCCGCTCGCCATGCTGCTGCGCGCCGACGGCACCGCCGACTACCTGCACACTCCCGGCGGGCAACTGGTCGGCGTATTCCCGGACGCCGCCGTCGCCACGGTGACCTTCACCCTCGACTCCGGTGACACGCTCCTGCTGTACACCGACGGCCTCACCGAAGCTCGCGTCGCCGAGGGGTTCTACGGGGAGTCGGCGTTCCTGGCGTTCGCTCGCGACCTGGCCCCGGCATCGGCCACCCGGACCGTCGACTCGGTCACCGGACTGCTCGATGCCCTCGGCTCCGGTGTCACCGACGACACCGCGCTGCTGGCCCTGCATCTGCCGGAGCCGGATCGGTTCCGCGACCATCGCGCCGACCGAGCGACTCGGCCACCACCGCCGCGCACCCTGTGA
- a CDS encoding thioesterase family protein — protein sequence MIDELPTANEVVALPETILGTVTAETLAGGDHMNILQYLKWGSAGADALVRAVGIDDSYRAERHMGVFTAEHHLAYYSELREGDRFAVGGRILERSTKAVHMMMFLADTARGRLANTLEILLVHVDLRHRRAVELPADIAAALDEHIGCSRALPWSVPVCGAIRIRR from the coding sequence ATGATCGATGAACTCCCCACCGCGAACGAGGTAGTGGCGCTGCCCGAGACGATTCTCGGCACGGTCACCGCCGAGACACTCGCCGGCGGCGACCATATGAACATTCTGCAGTACCTGAAGTGGGGTTCCGCGGGTGCCGATGCGCTCGTGCGTGCGGTCGGGATCGACGACAGCTACCGCGCTGAGCGGCACATGGGGGTGTTCACCGCCGAGCACCACCTGGCGTATTACAGCGAGCTGCGCGAAGGCGACCGGTTCGCGGTGGGCGGCCGGATCCTCGAGCGGAGCACGAAAGCCGTCCACATGATGATGTTCCTGGCCGATACCGCGCGTGGGCGGCTCGCCAACACGTTGGAAATCCTGCTGGTCCATGTGGACCTGCGGCACCGTCGAGCAGTCGAGTTGCCCGCCGATATCGCTGCCGCGCTGGACGAGCACATCGGGTGTTCGCGCGCGCTGCCGTGGTCGGTTCCCGTCTGCGGTGCCATCCGAATCCGGCGGTGA
- a CDS encoding SDR family NAD(P)-dependent oxidoreductase, with product MTDPQRYDGRRVLITGAGSGIGQATTLRILREGGRVAAVDISETGLADTLAGSGTDRARLTTSIMDISDEDSVRSGVADAVRLLGGLDTLVNAAGILRSAHFEETSVQEFEQILRINLVGTFLVTRESIAALRAGNDPAVVNFSSTSAAFAHPYMSAYAASKGGIQAMTHALAMEFGKQGIRFNAVQPGSISSGMTDGSGASGQSIGPGLPADADIALFAKAAPALPLPGGAPFAGPDAVAAVVSMLGSSDAYFVTGTEVRVDGGSHM from the coding sequence ATGACCGATCCCCAGCGCTACGACGGCCGCCGTGTCCTCATCACCGGTGCCGGATCCGGTATCGGCCAGGCCACCACGCTGCGCATACTGCGAGAAGGCGGCCGGGTGGCAGCCGTGGACATCAGCGAGACCGGGTTGGCGGACACCCTCGCCGGGTCCGGCACCGACCGGGCACGACTGACCACCTCGATCATGGATATCTCCGATGAGGATTCCGTCCGATCCGGAGTCGCGGACGCCGTCCGGCTGCTCGGTGGCCTCGACACCCTCGTCAATGCCGCCGGAATCCTTCGCTCAGCCCATTTCGAGGAGACCTCGGTTCAGGAGTTCGAGCAGATCCTGCGCATCAACCTCGTCGGCACGTTCCTGGTCACCCGCGAATCCATCGCGGCGTTGCGGGCCGGAAACGACCCGGCGGTGGTGAATTTCAGCTCGACCTCCGCGGCGTTCGCGCATCCGTACATGTCGGCCTACGCCGCTTCCAAGGGCGGTATCCAGGCGATGACCCACGCGCTGGCAATGGAGTTCGGCAAGCAGGGTATCCGGTTCAATGCCGTGCAACCGGGATCCATTTCGTCCGGGATGACCGACGGCAGCGGCGCATCCGGGCAGAGCATCGGCCCCGGGTTGCCCGCCGACGCGGATATCGCTCTGTTCGCCAAGGCCGCACCGGCCCTGCCCCTGCCGGGCGGCGCACCGTTCGCCGGGCCCGACGCGGTCGCTGCTGTCGTGTCGATGCTCGGCTCATCGGATGCCTATTTCGTCACCGGAACCGAGGTCCGCGTCGACGGCGGTTCGCATATGTGA
- a CDS encoding YihY/virulence factor BrkB family protein, whose amino-acid sequence MKRRFRRLRARVLRRAEARVAVRTLRAAWSDQLSDWAAALTYYSMLSLFPALLLTVAVLGLAGPEPTGALAGAAGHLGPEGSGTLLADSVRHLQQVRAWSAPIAIAGLVSGLWTASGYIGAFIRAANALYGVVESRSRPRTILLQLSFSALLILMLVSTGIGFVVTNGMAGRFGGLFAGLPFVHGAWAILEWFVLALVVSFALSLLYRVAPNVTGQRFRWPSAGSSMAVILWLAGSAGLSFYASHFDSFNKVYGSLAAAVVFLIWLWVTNFAVLLGAVVDAQRARRPAPPVANEGGPEAHRTAASAVPGRRPERTAPVAHEISTTGARSLHTR is encoded by the coding sequence GTGAAACGGCGTTTTCGCAGGTTGCGCGCACGAGTGCTGCGACGCGCCGAGGCTCGGGTCGCGGTGCGCACACTGCGGGCGGCGTGGTCGGACCAGCTGTCCGACTGGGCCGCAGCCCTGACGTACTACAGCATGTTGTCGCTGTTTCCGGCCCTACTGCTCACCGTCGCCGTACTCGGCCTGGCCGGGCCGGAGCCGACCGGTGCGCTGGCCGGCGCGGCAGGGCATCTGGGCCCGGAAGGCAGTGGGACCCTGCTCGCCGATTCGGTACGGCACCTGCAGCAGGTCCGGGCCTGGTCGGCACCCATCGCGATCGCCGGGCTGGTTTCCGGATTGTGGACCGCCTCCGGCTATATCGGGGCGTTCATCCGGGCCGCCAACGCGCTCTACGGCGTCGTCGAGAGCCGGTCCAGACCCAGAACGATACTTCTGCAGTTGTCGTTCAGCGCACTGCTGATCCTGATGCTGGTCTCCACCGGCATCGGCTTCGTGGTGACCAACGGGATGGCCGGGCGATTCGGTGGCCTCTTCGCGGGCCTGCCCTTCGTCCACGGCGCCTGGGCGATCCTCGAATGGTTCGTGCTGGCCCTGGTGGTGAGTTTCGCGCTGTCGCTGCTCTACCGGGTGGCGCCGAATGTGACCGGGCAACGGTTCCGCTGGCCGTCGGCGGGGAGTTCGATGGCGGTGATTCTATGGCTCGCCGGTTCCGCGGGCCTGTCGTTCTATGCCTCGCATTTCGACTCCTTCAACAAGGTTTACGGGTCACTGGCCGCTGCGGTCGTTTTCCTCATCTGGTTGTGGGTCACCAACTTCGCGGTCCTGCTGGGAGCCGTGGTCGATGCCCAGCGGGCTCGCCGGCCCGCACCGCCCGTAGCGAACGAAGGTGGGCCGGAGGCTCACCGAACAGCGGCGAGCGCGGTCCCGGGTCGACGGCCCGAGCGCACCGCACCGGTAGCACACGAAATCTCCACAACTGGCGCCCGTTCTCTCCACACGCGATGA
- a CDS encoding response regulator transcription factor: protein MEENAPAGGATARRILVVDDEPTIAESVAARLRAEGFTVDTAHDGPAAVAAVTTFDPDLVVLDVMLPGYDGLEVCRRIQAERSVPVLMLTARTDETDQLVGLGVGADDYLTKPFSLRVLTARVHALLRRVERAGAHNGTMITVVGDLRIDADQRRVWRGGTEAQLTPLEFDLLARLARRPRAVLARERLLEEVWDWADAAGTRAVDSHIKALRRKLGADLIRTVHGVGYALEAR, encoded by the coding sequence ATGGAAGAGAACGCACCGGCAGGGGGAGCGACGGCGCGGCGGATCCTGGTCGTGGACGATGAGCCCACCATCGCCGAATCGGTGGCCGCACGGCTGCGCGCCGAAGGGTTCACGGTCGACACGGCCCACGACGGGCCCGCCGCAGTTGCGGCGGTGACCACGTTCGATCCCGATCTCGTCGTACTCGATGTCATGCTGCCCGGCTACGACGGGCTGGAGGTGTGCCGGCGAATCCAGGCCGAACGTTCGGTGCCCGTGCTGATGCTCACGGCCCGCACCGACGAAACCGATCAGCTCGTCGGGCTCGGTGTCGGTGCCGACGACTACCTGACCAAACCGTTCTCGCTGCGGGTCCTCACCGCGCGGGTGCACGCCCTGCTGCGCCGGGTCGAACGCGCCGGGGCACACAACGGCACGATGATCACCGTGGTCGGCGATCTGCGTATCGACGCCGACCAGCGCCGCGTCTGGCGTGGCGGTACCGAGGCCCAGCTCACGCCGCTGGAATTCGACCTGCTCGCGCGGCTGGCCCGCCGGCCGCGGGCGGTCCTCGCCCGTGAACGCCTCCTCGAGGAGGTGTGGGACTGGGCCGATGCCGCGGGCACCCGCGCGGTCGACAGCCATATCAAGGCGCTGCGCCGAAAACTCGGCGCCGATCTGATCCGGACCGTCCACGGGGTGGGTTATGCCCTGGAGGCTCGATGA